In the Zingiber officinale cultivar Zhangliang chromosome 5A, Zo_v1.1, whole genome shotgun sequence genome, atttaaaaaaaaatagttgtgaCAACATCCAACAAAAGCCACAAGAAGAACTAAGAAGTGCAAATGCTTTAGTTGTTTTAGGTACTGTACTTTAATTTTCATAGTTCTTTTATCATCTTTTAATCTCATTTTCTTAGGAAAATAAATCATAGTCATGAATGTCTCTCTGTCTTGTGAAGTCCATGTATATCCAAAAACAATTCAAgataaaattgaataaaatttTGTGCAAATCACAAGGAGAGTAGTGCTCAATATAATAATTTCTTCCCGTTACCATAATCTATAATTAATAATGATAACTCGAcacaatgttttaaaaaataaaatatatataattattttttaaggaCTTTGAACATAACAAATGTACAGGTATAAATGGCCACAACTCAAACCACACAATCATCTAGTATTAGAGACAAGTCTCCTGCTTAATTGTATAATAGATTTGTGTAACTAGCTGAATTTAGGACTACAAATGAATAAAATGTTCATGAGAAAGTTTAGTGTTCGGTTGGATAAAAGttatttatatttgttcaatacacatcaattaaatgaacaaatttAAACATACATCTCGTTAAACTAAATGAACAAGATTGAATACATTTTGTGTTTAGCTCGTTAATATTCATGATCATAGAAATTGTAAcatagtaaataaataaataaacatgtattatcaaactcaacaatcaatcaaataagtttaaaaatataaaagtatcaaacaatcaaacaaactttaaTTGAAAGTCTGATAATATGTAAACAAATCAAGTtcaaaccaagcttgaaccaaacttaaactCATAAAAAAGAATTTAACCCAAGCTAGAACAACCATTGCAacggtttaattttttttaagctagGATCGACTTGACttagttaccttatcaaacaagtttaaatATCATAAAATTTGACTTGGCTTGTTTATAGTACTCCTAGttgaatttgagaaaaaaaaaaatgcatcacaAGCATAATTGTATCATTAGCAGAAGCTTTAGCTAGAGAAAGCTTTACCTTTTTAGTTTAGCAGCAAATACAAATTAATTAGTAGTATATCAGTTTATGCCACTATTATATGATGTGTATGAAACTGCATATGTTCAGAATCAAGTCACAAATTCAACCAATGTAAGATCTTAATATGATATATCAAAAATCCCTATAGTTATTAATAACTAAAGTAGTATAATGTTACATGCATGGATATTAGTCTCCACCAATGTTACATGGCTGATGATCAGATCAAACTAATTAATGGCTTTGCTCAGTCTATAGAATATTTTAGAATGCCACCATTAACAGATAGTAAAGAGCAGAAAAGCCTTTCAGAGGTGAATTTGTTCCCAAGAACATGTCTAACTAAACCTATAATCAACATAATTCCACAAATTAAAGGTAATGATTTTGAAGCACAGATGAAAGAACAAAATGCAGCAGTTTGGGCATGCCAAATTAACACTCGAGCAGTAATGAGTTAGAACAGGCCAACAAGAGGACATGCAAAAAACTTTGGAGAACGTTTCAAACTTGTTGTCGCCAACGTCTTTAGTGCAACTCAAAGGAATCTTTGAATGGAAACGTTCCCAAACACTTTGAAGAGTACCCACAAAAACATGGCAGCACCATGGAGCAAGCCAAAAGAGGGTTGAAGATTCCCTGGGAGATTGCTTCGAGAAAGTAAAAGCTAGTGGTCTTTCTGTACAAGACATGCACACGTGGGTTAACCAAGCTTCATTTACTCCCCAAGAACCCTAGCTACTGATCATAATCATTCCTCATTCCCCTTTACATCCTCATGATTTCCATCATCCATGCTCAATGAATGAATCATGAATTATAGAAGAGAAGAAGCCCTCATCATGATGGTGTGGATATCGGTTAATATATTTGCATGGTGATGATGGTTAATTAACTAAGTAACAAACGACATCGAGAAATAGATAGAAGAAATGGTTTCATAGTAAACAACGATACAAAACAAGCAAGCAACATAGTCTTAGAAGGAGATCGATCGAGTACTagacaattaattaggaaaaaggttcgagaaagaaaataaaaaagagagagagagacatATTTAAAGATGGAGGAGTAGTTGCACAAGTTAATTGAAGATAGCTTTGCAGCACCTTAATGATCAGAAGGGAGATGGTCGGCCGGCCGGGGAGCCAGCCCAGCCATGCCCGTCTACCGGCGGCAACTGGTTCATGTTATTGAGTGGCAAATTGAACAATGGAAGCATCGACGATGGGTCCGGGAAGGGGTTTCCGctgctgccgccgccgccgccgccgccgacgtTGTttcccccctctcctcctccttgctgcaGCATCGGTTCCTCCTCCTCCAGCGGCAGCCGCTCGTAGGCCACGTTGGTGAACGAGGCGGCGATGACGATGACCGGCCCGGCGGCGAAGAGAGCCCCCACCACGTTCCCGCCCACCACCTGCCCCTGCCCGCCGGCGAGAAAGATGGAGAGGCTGGTGGCCCCGGGAGGCGCCGGCGGGGGGAGGAAAGATCCAGCCAGCGACAGGATCTCGAAGCGGCCCTGCAGCGTCACAACCCCGCCGGCGCCCGACGACGACGAAGGCTGCCGGAGCGTCACGTTGGTGACGACCCCGCTGCCGCTGAGGACGCACACTCCCCTCTGCCGGCGGTGGGCGTAGGTGGCGATGCAGTCGAAGACGTCGCAGCCGGCGCCGACCTCCAGCATGTGGGCCCGCAGCACGTTGGCACTCTCCCTGGTGATGATCACCGGCGGTTTGGGCTTGTTCTTCGACCCCGGCGGCCTCCCCCTGGGCCTCCGCGACGCCAGGTCCCCGCCCTGCAGACCCGAGGGCGACCCGTCGCGCTCGCCGAATTGTCCCCCGCCGTCTCCGCCGTTAGCGCTGCCGCCGTTGTTGTCGTCGTCGGAGCCAGCGCTAGGGTGGTGGTGCGCGAGGTGGAGGTCGGGGCGGTGGTGCAGGTGGTGAGCATACCTCGAAGCGGGGCTCAGATCCAAGCCGGCCATAACCTCATCCAACAAAAATCACCGTGAGAAAGGCAACACAAAAACACACAATCACACAAAGAGCTAGCAGCTGGCTCTTCTAattaaaaaaccaaaaaaaaaaaactacaaaaGAGTCACGAAACCATATTTTTGAGGGATTGTTTAAGATCAAGGACGAGAAGAACAAAAGTGGAGGATGAAGTATATGGAATTAAAACACGGTGATCTAAGGAATAAAGGATTTGGCAAGGGAGGAAACAAAGAGAGACACAGAGAGAGAAggtggaggaagagagggagaaggggTTACCTAGGAGTTGAAGAAATCCATAAAATAATAGGAATAGGTAGAGAGATGAAGAGAGAAAAGTTCTCACTTGATATTTGATGTGGCCTTTTGATGGCGATGCATATTTCTGATTTGTTAATTACTGTCTTAAACTAAGGTTAATTGTTAACCAAGGGTTTAGTGGTTGACATAGGGTGTGTGCTAAAGCAAGGCAAAAGCAAAACAAAGCGGGTAGGCTCAGCCGTTCACAGTGTATATGATATACGAATATTAGTGGAGACCACAACTTTGCCCAACCTCCTCAGCTCACCTCACCTCAGTTTGGCTAATCACTTACCTAATAGCCATAGTTAATAAATTAATCTCCGGGTCCAAATCCGGCGAACCGGGGGGAATCGAAGGGAACCGGGCCGGCTCAGCTAGAGCTAGCAGATCCCGTGGGACTGGGACAGCCGAGGAAGTCAAACCCATCCAACTACCCGCTTGGCTGTCGGTTGGTGGGCCCCGCTGTTGCTGTCCTCGGGACCACCGTCATCCCGCCACCTCCCGGTCCGCACGTAAAACCCGGTCAGGCCCCCACCACCGGCCATTTACCCATAAGCCACGGCGGCCGCCGCACTTCAAGCTCCCCGGCCTGCCCGTGCAGTTGCTCCCACGTCAGCTACGCCGCGTGATTACGTGTTGACGGACACCACGCAACGTGATTAGGTGCGGGATACCGAGACCTGCCACCGGGTGTTGACATGGGAATTATTAACCTTTAACTTGGGGTGCGGTTAACGGGGGCTTAGCTGGCTCGCTCGAGATCTAACCCACGCAGCCGCTGCATGCCGGCGCCGCTTTGACCGGCTTCGGAGATGCCGATGCCCCGCAGGGCTAGCTCCTTGGCGCCTTATGGTGGAGGTGCCAATGCGACGCTCATGGAGGAGGAGAGGTGACTCGCATTCTTTTGTCGCCTCTGCCTGTAAGAAAGTGATTAAGCATGGGATTAAATTAATCCCATGTCATAATCACCTTTGTCGCCACGCCCTTTGTACATTATTAAAAAAGCCAGCCAATCAGCTTAATTATTTAATCACAACCTCCATGGACATTATCAAGCACTCTAATATCGATCATGCCATGTCAATTTGGTGTGTTCCATACTAAGAAAGAAGAAATATTcatatgtttttctttgtttttttttcctttttaccaAAATCAATTACACTCACCCCAAACCTAAGTTATTAGCAGACCGTCAAATGACTAACAggtgaaagaaattttttttcgaGAACATACGTCTATCAAAATCGATCGATTATAAATAGTTGTTGAACTGATCAGAGCTTTCAGATTGAATTCATGGGAGGTCAACCAAAAAGTTACTTGACGGATATGGTAGATGATCTATACAACTAATGTTCTGGTACTGTTTTCCCAACGACTGTTGCATAATTTGACGCATAGGATTCTGTATTTTATGTTCCAATCATTAGAACTTTTATTAGCTTTCATGAAATTTAATAGCatgtaattattataattaaccAATTAAAGCACGCATACAATATCGTCAattgtttttatatatatgtggctATGCTTTATTGGAAAGCATTTATATATATAACTAGTTATCATAGGGATCATCTAATGATCAGATTCAATGGGTTTCAATCATAAAAGTCATTAAACAATCTTCTATTAGACAGATAGAAGAATAATCTATGCATTTAATAAACCACAAGGTGATGATCATATGAAAAGAAATTAAGTAAGGCATGTTAAACATTTAAATACGCAAATTACTGTTTCAAAAACTAGTTTATTGCAAGCACTCCAATTGAGAAAGTTTGACACACCAAACAAAAGGGAAGCTAGAATTAATTACGACTTCGAGTTGGATTTAATATTATCGCACTGATCAGATAAAGTTCATTTTGGAGGTTACCAAACGAAATTTGTACTGTCGATCGATTAAGAAATGGTGTGGATCTTGGATAAGAATTCAGTGAGATGTGGAAACCATCATTGTCAATGTGATCCTTTATTAAGAGTCAAAGTAAATAAGGTTAAACAATATAATTAGGAAAAAATTAATGATAAATATTTGCTTGATGGATTTGTTTATAAAGAATTAatgcataattttatattgtgATTATTCTTTAGTTGTATTGTGGCACAAAAAAGCAAAGGTGGCTAGTGCACTACTACTTCCTCCAGCATTAATTCCAAAGTGGAGCTAATTAATTAGCTTGATGCTACATTAACTTTGGATAATTGAGTAGTTAATGATGATTTATATGTATGAAGTAGTGCACGTACAATGACTCCCATTGCAGGGAAAGTTCCATCAGTGGAATGCTTTCATTGTTAAGAAAAAAGCTTTCAGCCATAATATAATCAGAGGGAGTGTAGGAGTTTATCTTGATTAACAAGTTAATTTCGATTAGTTTTCCATGTGTCAGTGTACTTGTTTTGTACGTCATGATTTCTCTATTCATACTTTTTTttctaaaagaaaaaagaaatgcatagcatttttttttttatcttgtgcctcattttgttttcttttttcttttcttctgt is a window encoding:
- the LOC121981313 gene encoding AT-hook motif nuclear-localized protein 23-like, yielding MAGLDLSPASRYAHHLHHRPDLHLAHHHPSAGSDDDNNGGSANGGDGGGQFGERDGSPSGLQGGDLASRRPRGRPPGSKNKPKPPVIITRESANVLRAHMLEVGAGCDVFDCIATYAHRRQRGVCVLSGSGVVTNVTLRQPSSSSGAGGVVTLQGRFEILSLAGSFLPPPAPPGATSLSIFLAGGQGQVVGGNVVGALFAAGPVIVIAASFTNVAYERLPLEEEEPMLQQGGGEGGNNVGGGGGGGSSGNPFPDPSSMLPLFNLPLNNMNQLPPVDGHGWAGSPAGRPSPF